One part of the Geminocystis sp. M7585_C2015_104 genome encodes these proteins:
- a CDS encoding RibD family protein: MGEEKLPSVTAIMAISVDGKISEGAYTPARFSSEADLRHLERQIALCDAVMFGANTLRAYETSIVIREPKLLKEREERQQSPQPLHVVCSISGELQPHWRFFSQPLPRGLITTPQGLQNWQRRETGDRGGFFQEFFVVEYPFDWVELMARFYSLGYKKIGVLGGANLFSSLLKLGLIEDLWLTICPLLIGKTSALSIVSASQLTDFPLPISLKLVEVEVVGEELFVHYKLKRRR; the protein is encoded by the coding sequence TTGGGAGAAGAAAAATTGCCTTCTGTGACGGCGATTATGGCCATAAGTGTAGATGGGAAAATAAGTGAAGGGGCCTACACCCCGGCCAGGTTTAGTTCGGAAGCGGATTTGAGGCATTTAGAAAGGCAGATTGCTTTGTGTGACGCGGTGATGTTTGGGGCTAACACTCTTAGAGCCTATGAGACTAGTATAGTGATTAGGGAGCCTAAGTTATTAAAAGAGAGAGAAGAAAGACAACAATCCCCCCAACCATTGCATGTAGTTTGTTCTATTTCAGGTGAACTGCAGCCCCATTGGCGTTTTTTCTCTCAACCATTGCCCCGTGGTTTGATTACTACCCCCCAGGGATTGCAGAATTGGCAGAGGCGAGAAACAGGAGATAGGGGGGGTTTTTTCCAGGAGTTTTTTGTGGTGGAATACCCTTTTGATTGGGTGGAGTTGATGGCTAGGTTTTACAGTTTGGGTTACAAAAAAATAGGGGTTTTGGGTGGAGCCAATTTATTTTCTTCCCTTTTGAAATTGGGACTAATTGAAGACTTGTGGTTAACCATTTGCCCCCTGTTGATAGGCAAAACTTCTGCTTTGAGCATCGTCTCGGCGTCCCAGTTGACGGATTTCCCCCTTCCTATTAGTCTAAAGCTGGTGGAGGTGGAGGTGGTGGGAGAAGAGCTCTTTGTGCATTATAAGCTAAAACGGCGGAGATGA